GTACTCTCTAACAAGAAACCAATATGGTGAGTCCCGTCCTTTACCTGGTCCACAGCAGTGACTGTGGAAGCAAAGCAAGCTAAATTTACctaaacatgctttttcaaattagatggagttcatgcttTCTAGGCTGGCAAAGATGACACATTTTATacaagtctttgcttactccagcatattgaaacattttactgaggtagacCCAGTCTTATGGCTTATCCATATTCGAAAGTACACGGATAGCTATAGTGCTAACTATATTGTGCAGCATCAGAAGGTCACTGCAGATGATGAACTGACATGAttcttgatcttttttttttttttttttttttacaacctgATTGGCCGGTTGTAACCTAtactgaaatgattggatgctaaactgagtcCATTCAATTATTATACAGCATATAGTCATTGGCTGgataagagaaaaagagacctttgtgttttgtaatgaccattttgaaggtctaaataaaaatgttaggaGTAAAatgtaagggttttttttctttgaaatgtaattaagtaagtgTACagtactcaagtaaagtataaatatgacaatataatactTAAGTATTGTAACAAAgcacaattactcaagtatttttcctctctgtccctctctcagGTACGTTGGCCGTGACCCTGCTGCAGCCCCTGCCACAGGAAGCAAATTCACACACCTGGCAGAGCTGAAGAAGTTCATGACCAGTGCATTTGACCTCAATGCATTTGTGGGCAAGAGCTTTTAATGCTGACCTACTTACTCTAAATATTCCTTAGAATTGGTGCTTTAGCCTCATGGAAGCCTCGCTTTCAAAGCACAATGCGTACCTAGTAATAGAGTTATCCTGTATCATTCAGGTTTTGATTGCTGTGCTCATCTGTTTTAGAAATGAATATAGATATGTTTAGTCATATACaagaaaaagtacagaaatGAATAGAATATTATATTAGAATGCCTATGTCCATCAGTGCTGAGATCACTCATCTCCCATCACTTTGTGCCACACCTGGCTTCATTCTGAGACACCAAACAGATGGCATAGTGACAAGCAGCAATATCCTTTATGGCTGCCATGATATTCTTAGTTGCTCCTAAATTAGGATTGTCCTTTTGGGACTATGAATTACTATGAAGTAGGGCTAGTGTGCTTATAATACATGATTCAACAATCAAAGGATAGAAACCACACATTCGTAGATAAATGTCTTGCATATATCTTCGTTAACAGGGACATGACAATATAAGCCTGTCTCTGTCTGAGCTGTGAGCAATAATGGTATTAAATTACTATTACAAATAActgatttgtttgtctttttaatcaGTATTCCAGTATCATATTGGGTGTTGTTGGTATGCAGTCCTTACTGCTTCTAGGGCCTCTTGGCACAGTGGATCAAGCCGCCCATCACCTCCTAGTGAAACAAGAACTTGTCAGATACATTCAGTATATAGTATAAActccacatacactatatggccaaaagtatgtggaaacctgaccatcacatatgtgggtcttccccaaattgttgccacaaagttggaagcacagaactatttaaaatgtttttgtatgctgtagaggATTTCCCTTCCCTCTATCTAATGGGCCCagacatgttccagcatgacaatgcccctgtgcacaaagcgaagtCCATGCAGACATGATCTGCCAAGGTTGGATTGggagaacttgagtggcctgcatagaaccctgacctcaactccactgaacaccttggggataaactggaatgctgactacATTGCAGCCTttctcacccgacatcagtgtctaacctctctaatgctcttgtggctgaatgagcacaaatccccacagccatgctccagaATCTAagggaaagccttcccagaagactataacagcaaaggggggctaaatctggaatacgatgttcaaaaagcacatatggtcaggtgaccacatacttttggccataataTAGAtaattcatattattcattcattcataattcTCATAATTAGATtagtaaataaatgcacatattCAAACAATTCTGATGAGTCAATAATCAAGAAATGCCATAATGCTAATTGAAAGAGATTTGATCACAGAATTGAACAACTAAGGGACAACACAAGGGGGCCAGTGGGAATTTGATTAGATTCATGAACCCATTAGAGAACAGTTAAATGAAACATCCACGGCAGTGCAGCATtccggttcaatcctgagcttgggttactgtctataTGAAGTTTTGCATGATCGTGTttttcctctaggttctctAGCTTTCTCTCACCTCCAAAAAACATACCTGCACTAACTGGCAACTGGCAATTCTAAACTGCCCCAAGTGTAAAGGAgtatgttaatgtttgtgtgcatggtgcccacttatggactggtgtctcatttagggtgtattcccgcctcatgcttagtgttcccgggataggctgcaggttcaccatgaccctgaccaagataatgTGGTAAcggaagatgaataaatgaatcaatcaaaatgagtcccctccaaaagtattggaacagcaaggccaatttggttttttgtttttgctgaagacatttgggtttgcgaacaaaagatgaatatgagatgatagatcagaatttcagctttgatTTCCTGATACTTaaatctagatgtgttaaacaacttagaaaatagcaccttttgtttgaaccaacccatttttaagtgatcaaaaatattgtaacatttgactgacaggtgtttcttgttgcccaagTGTACCCTGTtagattttttgtttaaacaattaatagctctgaatgtctattcTTGGTTTGAGACCTGgttttcacctgtgaagactgcatttgttgttaaaaaggataaaccaacatgaagaccagagagctgtctttgGGAGAACAGCAAACTAGTTTAAAACTAGTTAAAACCTGACtgtatctgtgtgggttttttttttggataagtGTCTACTTTTACACCAGTTGCAGAACTgcttatatgtaaatatacagtaggtACATAAATGTGGTTCCTAAAGCACTGCAGCAGACTGTAGTAGTGTTGTAgtgattttcctttttttctcattattgaTACTGAGTTTTTATTACCAAACTCCAGTTTGTTGATGTCGCACTGATAGACGCTTTCTCCATGAACCACCAGCTCCACCTGGTTCCAGTCAGGTGCTTCCTCAAGAACACACACGTAGCCACAGTCTCTCAGAACCgctaattggaaaaaaaaaaaaaaaccaaaacaaaacaaaacaaaacagagacagacaaacccATTTTATTTGCCAGTGTAAGCTCTGATGTTGTACACTGTGTTGTACCTTTATTTCCCCAGAGTTAATTTCACCAGAGAGGCAGCTAGCATTAACCACGCATTAGCCAAAAGTCGAATGAACCTTGCAGGCCTTCTAGGCGGAATGTCTTGTGATGAACAACTCCACACGATTCGTAAGGGCCATATCGAATAGTGACCAGTGAAGACATCGGGCATAATCTCAGTTTTCTGAGCCGAAACCtcaaaaacaccaacacactgtgCTGTGTTGACGAACTCACAGCAGCGCGCCTTGGCTGTGTGGCCACTGGTGCGGTTTCCCTAGCAACAGGCTGTCACGAGACTACATAAACCGGACACAAC
This sequence is a window from Pangasianodon hypophthalmus isolate fPanHyp1 chromosome 3, fPanHyp1.pri, whole genome shotgun sequence. Protein-coding genes within it:
- the c3h10orf53 gene encoding UPF0728 protein C10orf53 homolog; translation: MSSLVTIRYGPYESCGVVHHKTFRLEGLQAVLRDCGYVCVLEEAPDWNQVELVVHGESVYQCDINKLEFGGDGRLDPLCQEALEAVRTAYQQHPI